A single window of Zootoca vivipara chromosome 17, rZooViv1.1, whole genome shotgun sequence DNA harbors:
- the DGCR2 gene encoding integral membrane protein DGCR2/IDD isoform X4: MVPKADSGTFLLLFLLVLSITEPLRPELRCIPGQFACRSGSIQCIPLNWQCDGWPTCEDESDEVDCPNFTGDQRTYHGKDNADSRHNRGRGGDTTRFHTVNVAQPVRFSRKCPSEWHHYEGTASCYRVYLSGENYWDAVQTCQRVNGSLATFTTDQELKFILQQEWDSQDKAFGRKDQSRFWVGYQYVITNRNHSLEGHWEVAYKGSSEVFLPPNPTFSTSVSENENILCAQFQCSHFPTLRHRGFHSWYAENCYEKSSFLCKRSQTCVDIKDNIVDEGYYFTPKGDDPCLSCTCHNGEPEMCVAALCERPQGCQQYRKDPKECCKFTCLDPDGNSLFDSMASGMRLIVSCISSFLILSLLLFMVHRLRQRRRERIESLIGANLHHFNLGRRMPGFDYGPDGFGTGLTPLHLSDDGEGGAFHFHDPPPPYTAYKYPDIQHPDDPPPPYEASINPDSILCSPPGGIHSQTGQSNQLSLGNSDASPPLTEESLPPSVGPSPAELEDSVDSSTLLVPPDTPLSESPPAETLSGSLHSHCSLNTIV, translated from the exons AACTGCGCTGCATCCCAGGGCAATTCGCTTGTCGCAGTGGCTCCATCCAGTGCATCCCTTTGAACTGGCAGTGTGATGGATGGCCCACCTGTGAGGATGAGAGTGATGAAGTTGACTGCCCAA ATTTCACTGGGGACCAGCGCACTTACCATGGGAAGGATAATGCGGATTCCAGGCACAATCGCGGAAGAGGAGGGGACACGACCCGCTTCCACACTGTCAATGTGGCACAGCCAGTGCGGTTCAGCA GGAAGTGCCCGTCAGAATGGCATCACTATGAGGGCACGGCTAGCTGCTACAGAGTGTACTTAAGTGGCGAGAACTACTGGGACGCCGTCCAGACCTGTCAGAGGGTGAATGGATCTCTGGCCACTTTTACAACTGACCAGGAGCTCAAGTTTATCTTGCAGCAGGAGTGGGACTCGCAAGATAAAGCTTTTGGGAGGAAAGACCAGAGTAG GTTCTGGGTTGGATACCAGTATGTCATCACGAACCGAAATCATTCTCTAGAAGGTCACTGGGAGGTTGCTTACAAAG GTTCATCAGAAGTATTTTTGCCCCCCAACCCTACCTTCAGTACGTCTGTGTCGGAAAACGAAAACATCCTTTGCGCCCAGTTCCAATGTTCCCACTTCCCGACCCTGCGGCACCGCGGTTTTCACAGCTGGTATGCTGAAAACTGCTATGAGAAGTCCTCATTCCTCTGCAAAAGAA GTCAAACCTGTGTAGATATAAAAGACAACATTGTCGATGAAGGCTACTATTTCACCCCAAAAGGAGATGACCCCTGCCTGAGTTGCACGTGCCACAATGGTGAGCCAGAGATGTGCGTGGCGGCCCTATGTGAGCGGCCTCAGGGCTGCCAGCAGTATCGGAAAGACCCCAAGGAGTGCTGCAAGTTTACTTGTTTAGATCCTG ATGGCAACAGCTTGTTCGACTCCATGGCGAGTGGCATGCGCCTCATTGTGAGCTGCATCTCCTCCTTCCTCATCTTGTCCCTGCTCCTCTTCATGGTCCATCGGCTACGGCAGCGGCGCAGGGAGCGCATTGAGTCTCTGATTGGAGCAAACC TGCACCACTTCAACTTGGGTCGCAGGATGCCCGGTTTCGATTACGGCCCCGATGGCTTTGGGACTGGACTCACGCCGCTCCACCTTTCCGATGATGGGGAAGGTGGGGCGTTTCATTTCCACGACCCTCCTCCTCCCTACACGGCGTACAAATACCCAGATATTCAGCATCCCGATGACCCACCTCCGCCGTACGAAGCTTCCATTAACCCAGACAGCATTCTTTGTTCTCCCCCAG GTGGAATCCATTCCCAGACAGGCCAGAGCAACCAGCTGTCCCTCGGAAACAGTGACGCATCTCCGCCGCTGACAGAGGAATCTCTTCCTCCTTCGGTCGGTCCTTCTCCAGCAGAGCTGGAAGACTCTGTTGACAGCAGCACCCTCCTCGTACCTCCCGACACGCCCTTAAGTGAAAGCCCGCCGGCAGAGACACTTTCAGgcagcctccacagtcactgttcTCTGAATACCATTGTATAA
- the DGCR2 gene encoding integral membrane protein DGCR2/IDD isoform X1, whose protein sequence is MVPKADSGTFLLLFLLVLSITEPLRPGARLALARLLSELRCIPGQFACRSGSIQCIPLNWQCDGWPTCEDESDEVDCPNFTGDQRTYHGKDNADSRHNRGRGGDTTRFHTVNVAQPVRFSSFLGKCPSEWHHYEGTASCYRVYLSGENYWDAVQTCQRVNGSLATFTTDQELKFILQQEWDSQDKAFGRKDQSRFWVGYQYVITNRNHSLEGHWEVAYKGSSEVFLPPNPTFSTSVSENENILCAQFQCSHFPTLRHRGFHSWYAENCYEKSSFLCKRSQTCVDIKDNIVDEGYYFTPKGDDPCLSCTCHNGEPEMCVAALCERPQGCQQYRKDPKECCKFTCLDPDGNSLFDSMASGMRLIVSCISSFLILSLLLFMVHRLRQRRRERIESLIGANLHHFNLGRRMPGFDYGPDGFGTGLTPLHLSDDGEGGAFHFHDPPPPYTAYKYPDIQHPDDPPPPYEASINPDSILCSPPGGIHSQTGQSNQLSLGNSDASPPLTEESLPPSVGPSPAELEDSVDSSTLLVPPDTPLSESPPAETLSGSLHSHCSLNTIV, encoded by the exons AACTGCGCTGCATCCCAGGGCAATTCGCTTGTCGCAGTGGCTCCATCCAGTGCATCCCTTTGAACTGGCAGTGTGATGGATGGCCCACCTGTGAGGATGAGAGTGATGAAGTTGACTGCCCAA ATTTCACTGGGGACCAGCGCACTTACCATGGGAAGGATAATGCGGATTCCAGGCACAATCGCGGAAGAGGAGGGGACACGACCCGCTTCCACACTGTCAATGTGGCACAGCCAGTGCGGTTCAGCA GTTTCCTAGGGAAGTGCCCGTCAGAATGGCATCACTATGAGGGCACGGCTAGCTGCTACAGAGTGTACTTAAGTGGCGAGAACTACTGGGACGCCGTCCAGACCTGTCAGAGGGTGAATGGATCTCTGGCCACTTTTACAACTGACCAGGAGCTCAAGTTTATCTTGCAGCAGGAGTGGGACTCGCAAGATAAAGCTTTTGGGAGGAAAGACCAGAGTAG GTTCTGGGTTGGATACCAGTATGTCATCACGAACCGAAATCATTCTCTAGAAGGTCACTGGGAGGTTGCTTACAAAG GTTCATCAGAAGTATTTTTGCCCCCCAACCCTACCTTCAGTACGTCTGTGTCGGAAAACGAAAACATCCTTTGCGCCCAGTTCCAATGTTCCCACTTCCCGACCCTGCGGCACCGCGGTTTTCACAGCTGGTATGCTGAAAACTGCTATGAGAAGTCCTCATTCCTCTGCAAAAGAA GTCAAACCTGTGTAGATATAAAAGACAACATTGTCGATGAAGGCTACTATTTCACCCCAAAAGGAGATGACCCCTGCCTGAGTTGCACGTGCCACAATGGTGAGCCAGAGATGTGCGTGGCGGCCCTATGTGAGCGGCCTCAGGGCTGCCAGCAGTATCGGAAAGACCCCAAGGAGTGCTGCAAGTTTACTTGTTTAGATCCTG ATGGCAACAGCTTGTTCGACTCCATGGCGAGTGGCATGCGCCTCATTGTGAGCTGCATCTCCTCCTTCCTCATCTTGTCCCTGCTCCTCTTCATGGTCCATCGGCTACGGCAGCGGCGCAGGGAGCGCATTGAGTCTCTGATTGGAGCAAACC TGCACCACTTCAACTTGGGTCGCAGGATGCCCGGTTTCGATTACGGCCCCGATGGCTTTGGGACTGGACTCACGCCGCTCCACCTTTCCGATGATGGGGAAGGTGGGGCGTTTCATTTCCACGACCCTCCTCCTCCCTACACGGCGTACAAATACCCAGATATTCAGCATCCCGATGACCCACCTCCGCCGTACGAAGCTTCCATTAACCCAGACAGCATTCTTTGTTCTCCCCCAG GTGGAATCCATTCCCAGACAGGCCAGAGCAACCAGCTGTCCCTCGGAAACAGTGACGCATCTCCGCCGCTGACAGAGGAATCTCTTCCTCCTTCGGTCGGTCCTTCTCCAGCAGAGCTGGAAGACTCTGTTGACAGCAGCACCCTCCTCGTACCTCCCGACACGCCCTTAAGTGAAAGCCCGCCGGCAGAGACACTTTCAGgcagcctccacagtcactgttcTCTGAATACCATTGTATAA
- the DGCR2 gene encoding integral membrane protein DGCR2/IDD isoform X3 produces the protein MVPKADSGTFLLLFLLVLSITEPLRPELRCIPGQFACRSGSIQCIPLNWQCDGWPTCEDESDEVDCPNFTGDQRTYHGKDNADSRHNRGRGGDTTRFHTVNVAQPVRFSSFLGKCPSEWHHYEGTASCYRVYLSGENYWDAVQTCQRVNGSLATFTTDQELKFILQQEWDSQDKAFGRKDQSRFWVGYQYVITNRNHSLEGHWEVAYKGSSEVFLPPNPTFSTSVSENENILCAQFQCSHFPTLRHRGFHSWYAENCYEKSSFLCKRSQTCVDIKDNIVDEGYYFTPKGDDPCLSCTCHNGEPEMCVAALCERPQGCQQYRKDPKECCKFTCLDPDGNSLFDSMASGMRLIVSCISSFLILSLLLFMVHRLRQRRRERIESLIGANLHHFNLGRRMPGFDYGPDGFGTGLTPLHLSDDGEGGAFHFHDPPPPYTAYKYPDIQHPDDPPPPYEASINPDSILCSPPGGIHSQTGQSNQLSLGNSDASPPLTEESLPPSVGPSPAELEDSVDSSTLLVPPDTPLSESPPAETLSGSLHSHCSLNTIV, from the exons AACTGCGCTGCATCCCAGGGCAATTCGCTTGTCGCAGTGGCTCCATCCAGTGCATCCCTTTGAACTGGCAGTGTGATGGATGGCCCACCTGTGAGGATGAGAGTGATGAAGTTGACTGCCCAA ATTTCACTGGGGACCAGCGCACTTACCATGGGAAGGATAATGCGGATTCCAGGCACAATCGCGGAAGAGGAGGGGACACGACCCGCTTCCACACTGTCAATGTGGCACAGCCAGTGCGGTTCAGCA GTTTCCTAGGGAAGTGCCCGTCAGAATGGCATCACTATGAGGGCACGGCTAGCTGCTACAGAGTGTACTTAAGTGGCGAGAACTACTGGGACGCCGTCCAGACCTGTCAGAGGGTGAATGGATCTCTGGCCACTTTTACAACTGACCAGGAGCTCAAGTTTATCTTGCAGCAGGAGTGGGACTCGCAAGATAAAGCTTTTGGGAGGAAAGACCAGAGTAG GTTCTGGGTTGGATACCAGTATGTCATCACGAACCGAAATCATTCTCTAGAAGGTCACTGGGAGGTTGCTTACAAAG GTTCATCAGAAGTATTTTTGCCCCCCAACCCTACCTTCAGTACGTCTGTGTCGGAAAACGAAAACATCCTTTGCGCCCAGTTCCAATGTTCCCACTTCCCGACCCTGCGGCACCGCGGTTTTCACAGCTGGTATGCTGAAAACTGCTATGAGAAGTCCTCATTCCTCTGCAAAAGAA GTCAAACCTGTGTAGATATAAAAGACAACATTGTCGATGAAGGCTACTATTTCACCCCAAAAGGAGATGACCCCTGCCTGAGTTGCACGTGCCACAATGGTGAGCCAGAGATGTGCGTGGCGGCCCTATGTGAGCGGCCTCAGGGCTGCCAGCAGTATCGGAAAGACCCCAAGGAGTGCTGCAAGTTTACTTGTTTAGATCCTG ATGGCAACAGCTTGTTCGACTCCATGGCGAGTGGCATGCGCCTCATTGTGAGCTGCATCTCCTCCTTCCTCATCTTGTCCCTGCTCCTCTTCATGGTCCATCGGCTACGGCAGCGGCGCAGGGAGCGCATTGAGTCTCTGATTGGAGCAAACC TGCACCACTTCAACTTGGGTCGCAGGATGCCCGGTTTCGATTACGGCCCCGATGGCTTTGGGACTGGACTCACGCCGCTCCACCTTTCCGATGATGGGGAAGGTGGGGCGTTTCATTTCCACGACCCTCCTCCTCCCTACACGGCGTACAAATACCCAGATATTCAGCATCCCGATGACCCACCTCCGCCGTACGAAGCTTCCATTAACCCAGACAGCATTCTTTGTTCTCCCCCAG GTGGAATCCATTCCCAGACAGGCCAGAGCAACCAGCTGTCCCTCGGAAACAGTGACGCATCTCCGCCGCTGACAGAGGAATCTCTTCCTCCTTCGGTCGGTCCTTCTCCAGCAGAGCTGGAAGACTCTGTTGACAGCAGCACCCTCCTCGTACCTCCCGACACGCCCTTAAGTGAAAGCCCGCCGGCAGAGACACTTTCAGgcagcctccacagtcactgttcTCTGAATACCATTGTATAA
- the DGCR2 gene encoding integral membrane protein DGCR2/IDD isoform X5, translated as MVPKADSGTFLLLFLLVLSITEPLRPGARLALARLLSELRCIPGQFACRSGSIQCIPLNWQCDGWPTCEDESDEVDCPRKCPSEWHHYEGTASCYRVYLSGENYWDAVQTCQRVNGSLATFTTDQELKFILQQEWDSQDKAFGRKDQSRFWVGYQYVITNRNHSLEGHWEVAYKGSSEVFLPPNPTFSTSVSENENILCAQFQCSHFPTLRHRGFHSWYAENCYEKSSFLCKRSQTCVDIKDNIVDEGYYFTPKGDDPCLSCTCHNGEPEMCVAALCERPQGCQQYRKDPKECCKFTCLDPDGNSLFDSMASGMRLIVSCISSFLILSLLLFMVHRLRQRRRERIESLIGANLHHFNLGRRMPGFDYGPDGFGTGLTPLHLSDDGEGGAFHFHDPPPPYTAYKYPDIQHPDDPPPPYEASINPDSILCSPPGGIHSQTGQSNQLSLGNSDASPPLTEESLPPSVGPSPAELEDSVDSSTLLVPPDTPLSESPPAETLSGSLHSHCSLNTIV; from the exons AACTGCGCTGCATCCCAGGGCAATTCGCTTGTCGCAGTGGCTCCATCCAGTGCATCCCTTTGAACTGGCAGTGTGATGGATGGCCCACCTGTGAGGATGAGAGTGATGAAGTTGACTGCCCAA GGAAGTGCCCGTCAGAATGGCATCACTATGAGGGCACGGCTAGCTGCTACAGAGTGTACTTAAGTGGCGAGAACTACTGGGACGCCGTCCAGACCTGTCAGAGGGTGAATGGATCTCTGGCCACTTTTACAACTGACCAGGAGCTCAAGTTTATCTTGCAGCAGGAGTGGGACTCGCAAGATAAAGCTTTTGGGAGGAAAGACCAGAGTAG GTTCTGGGTTGGATACCAGTATGTCATCACGAACCGAAATCATTCTCTAGAAGGTCACTGGGAGGTTGCTTACAAAG GTTCATCAGAAGTATTTTTGCCCCCCAACCCTACCTTCAGTACGTCTGTGTCGGAAAACGAAAACATCCTTTGCGCCCAGTTCCAATGTTCCCACTTCCCGACCCTGCGGCACCGCGGTTTTCACAGCTGGTATGCTGAAAACTGCTATGAGAAGTCCTCATTCCTCTGCAAAAGAA GTCAAACCTGTGTAGATATAAAAGACAACATTGTCGATGAAGGCTACTATTTCACCCCAAAAGGAGATGACCCCTGCCTGAGTTGCACGTGCCACAATGGTGAGCCAGAGATGTGCGTGGCGGCCCTATGTGAGCGGCCTCAGGGCTGCCAGCAGTATCGGAAAGACCCCAAGGAGTGCTGCAAGTTTACTTGTTTAGATCCTG ATGGCAACAGCTTGTTCGACTCCATGGCGAGTGGCATGCGCCTCATTGTGAGCTGCATCTCCTCCTTCCTCATCTTGTCCCTGCTCCTCTTCATGGTCCATCGGCTACGGCAGCGGCGCAGGGAGCGCATTGAGTCTCTGATTGGAGCAAACC TGCACCACTTCAACTTGGGTCGCAGGATGCCCGGTTTCGATTACGGCCCCGATGGCTTTGGGACTGGACTCACGCCGCTCCACCTTTCCGATGATGGGGAAGGTGGGGCGTTTCATTTCCACGACCCTCCTCCTCCCTACACGGCGTACAAATACCCAGATATTCAGCATCCCGATGACCCACCTCCGCCGTACGAAGCTTCCATTAACCCAGACAGCATTCTTTGTTCTCCCCCAG GTGGAATCCATTCCCAGACAGGCCAGAGCAACCAGCTGTCCCTCGGAAACAGTGACGCATCTCCGCCGCTGACAGAGGAATCTCTTCCTCCTTCGGTCGGTCCTTCTCCAGCAGAGCTGGAAGACTCTGTTGACAGCAGCACCCTCCTCGTACCTCCCGACACGCCCTTAAGTGAAAGCCCGCCGGCAGAGACACTTTCAGgcagcctccacagtcactgttcTCTGAATACCATTGTATAA
- the DGCR2 gene encoding integral membrane protein DGCR2/IDD isoform X2 → MVPKADSGTFLLLFLLVLSITEPLRPGARLALARLLSELRCIPGQFACRSGSIQCIPLNWQCDGWPTCEDESDEVDCPNFTGDQRTYHGKDNADSRHNRGRGGDTTRFHTVNVAQPVRFSRKCPSEWHHYEGTASCYRVYLSGENYWDAVQTCQRVNGSLATFTTDQELKFILQQEWDSQDKAFGRKDQSRFWVGYQYVITNRNHSLEGHWEVAYKGSSEVFLPPNPTFSTSVSENENILCAQFQCSHFPTLRHRGFHSWYAENCYEKSSFLCKRSQTCVDIKDNIVDEGYYFTPKGDDPCLSCTCHNGEPEMCVAALCERPQGCQQYRKDPKECCKFTCLDPDGNSLFDSMASGMRLIVSCISSFLILSLLLFMVHRLRQRRRERIESLIGANLHHFNLGRRMPGFDYGPDGFGTGLTPLHLSDDGEGGAFHFHDPPPPYTAYKYPDIQHPDDPPPPYEASINPDSILCSPPGGIHSQTGQSNQLSLGNSDASPPLTEESLPPSVGPSPAELEDSVDSSTLLVPPDTPLSESPPAETLSGSLHSHCSLNTIV, encoded by the exons AACTGCGCTGCATCCCAGGGCAATTCGCTTGTCGCAGTGGCTCCATCCAGTGCATCCCTTTGAACTGGCAGTGTGATGGATGGCCCACCTGTGAGGATGAGAGTGATGAAGTTGACTGCCCAA ATTTCACTGGGGACCAGCGCACTTACCATGGGAAGGATAATGCGGATTCCAGGCACAATCGCGGAAGAGGAGGGGACACGACCCGCTTCCACACTGTCAATGTGGCACAGCCAGTGCGGTTCAGCA GGAAGTGCCCGTCAGAATGGCATCACTATGAGGGCACGGCTAGCTGCTACAGAGTGTACTTAAGTGGCGAGAACTACTGGGACGCCGTCCAGACCTGTCAGAGGGTGAATGGATCTCTGGCCACTTTTACAACTGACCAGGAGCTCAAGTTTATCTTGCAGCAGGAGTGGGACTCGCAAGATAAAGCTTTTGGGAGGAAAGACCAGAGTAG GTTCTGGGTTGGATACCAGTATGTCATCACGAACCGAAATCATTCTCTAGAAGGTCACTGGGAGGTTGCTTACAAAG GTTCATCAGAAGTATTTTTGCCCCCCAACCCTACCTTCAGTACGTCTGTGTCGGAAAACGAAAACATCCTTTGCGCCCAGTTCCAATGTTCCCACTTCCCGACCCTGCGGCACCGCGGTTTTCACAGCTGGTATGCTGAAAACTGCTATGAGAAGTCCTCATTCCTCTGCAAAAGAA GTCAAACCTGTGTAGATATAAAAGACAACATTGTCGATGAAGGCTACTATTTCACCCCAAAAGGAGATGACCCCTGCCTGAGTTGCACGTGCCACAATGGTGAGCCAGAGATGTGCGTGGCGGCCCTATGTGAGCGGCCTCAGGGCTGCCAGCAGTATCGGAAAGACCCCAAGGAGTGCTGCAAGTTTACTTGTTTAGATCCTG ATGGCAACAGCTTGTTCGACTCCATGGCGAGTGGCATGCGCCTCATTGTGAGCTGCATCTCCTCCTTCCTCATCTTGTCCCTGCTCCTCTTCATGGTCCATCGGCTACGGCAGCGGCGCAGGGAGCGCATTGAGTCTCTGATTGGAGCAAACC TGCACCACTTCAACTTGGGTCGCAGGATGCCCGGTTTCGATTACGGCCCCGATGGCTTTGGGACTGGACTCACGCCGCTCCACCTTTCCGATGATGGGGAAGGTGGGGCGTTTCATTTCCACGACCCTCCTCCTCCCTACACGGCGTACAAATACCCAGATATTCAGCATCCCGATGACCCACCTCCGCCGTACGAAGCTTCCATTAACCCAGACAGCATTCTTTGTTCTCCCCCAG GTGGAATCCATTCCCAGACAGGCCAGAGCAACCAGCTGTCCCTCGGAAACAGTGACGCATCTCCGCCGCTGACAGAGGAATCTCTTCCTCCTTCGGTCGGTCCTTCTCCAGCAGAGCTGGAAGACTCTGTTGACAGCAGCACCCTCCTCGTACCTCCCGACACGCCCTTAAGTGAAAGCCCGCCGGCAGAGACACTTTCAGgcagcctccacagtcactgttcTCTGAATACCATTGTATAA